In Wenyingzhuangia fucanilytica, the following are encoded in one genomic region:
- a CDS encoding SusC/RagA family TonB-linked outer membrane protein, whose amino-acid sequence MKKYIILIPLLLISLVSFSQTRTVSGIVTNIDTGEALPGVSILIKGTTNGTYSNFDGEYSLSNVSAEQIIEISYLGFESKEVLANRASINIQLKENVQELDGVVLIGYGSQIIKEVTGAVTIVDSEAIEKIKPTRVEEALQGQAGISVTPSSGSPGSAPKINIRGISTNGDSRPLILLDGAVIEDLSVVNPSDIASMSVIKDATAGIYGVRGANGVILITTKSGRKNSDLKFRFDAYTGIQQTTKKMDLLQPRDYAILVNEAAANGGDSPVFTLYPTTGTDWQDQVFKNAPISSVNFGLNGGTTKSNYDFSISHLTQDGIVGGDKSNFNRSTARLNYSIDLVKNLKLSTTTTYINTNRKILSENALGSVLFNALSAPPQLLVRDTNGDYTKLPNTGLGIEVVNPLAQIENTYNQSQVNKISGSYGLNYRFLEYFQAESNIQLNYADVRGKSYFPELFYGSGKVFNTVSSEAELTDDVNSATVDESGTVYKDYTFDAFIKYERKFDKHDIKALLGTSIFKTVGVNLYNKKGYAPTGNTLKSASVENSATVDDNLAINNTPKISFDSRLLSYFTRIQYAYDGKYLASAVLRRDGSTNFGPKNKFGFFPTASVGWVVSEEDFMKDVSFINLLKLRSSYGVLGNDRIGAYGFVSLLDGEGVYVLDNALTYGKTIGKLSNPEIRWEKQKPFDIAIDLGLFDKIDITVDYFNKKTEDLLVTPQVSGILGVYAPGSGAPTINAGTVENKGFEFSIGYNEKISEDFNFNVKYNITSLKNEVLFVGSDTGVLESGSFGVGQDPIARMEAGKPIGYFYGYKTNGVFQTQAEIDGAPIQLDAEPGDLRFVDVSGDGKIDADDKTDLGNPIPDFTMGFNMSVDYKNFDFSLYAFASLGNDIVRDYERNLPLVNRPTYFLDRWTSEGTSNSFPRVTTEATQNSLFSDFYVEDGSYLRLQNIQLGYTVPESLTTKIKLDKVRLYASATNLLTLTNYRGYDPTASTGEPIGGGIDRGFYPTPKTFFVGVNVNF is encoded by the coding sequence ATGAAAAAATATATAATTCTAATCCCTTTATTATTAATATCACTAGTGAGTTTTTCTCAAACTAGAACTGTTAGTGGTATTGTAACTAATATAGACACTGGAGAAGCTCTACCAGGTGTTAGTATTTTAATAAAAGGTACTACTAATGGTACTTATTCTAATTTTGACGGTGAGTATAGTCTTTCAAATGTTAGTGCTGAACAAATTATAGAGATAAGCTATTTAGGGTTTGAAAGTAAAGAAGTTTTAGCTAATCGAGCATCTATAAATATTCAGTTAAAAGAAAATGTTCAAGAATTAGATGGAGTTGTATTAATTGGATATGGATCTCAAATAATTAAGGAGGTTACAGGAGCTGTAACTATTGTTGATAGTGAAGCGATTGAAAAAATAAAACCAACCAGAGTTGAAGAGGCATTACAAGGGCAAGCGGGAATCAGTGTAACTCCTTCATCTGGTTCGCCAGGATCAGCACCAAAAATTAATATTCGTGGTATATCAACTAATGGAGATAGTAGACCTTTAATATTATTAGATGGAGCAGTTATAGAAGATTTGAGTGTTGTAAACCCTTCAGATATTGCCTCTATGAGTGTGATTAAGGATGCAACAGCAGGTATTTATGGAGTAAGAGGAGCAAACGGAGTAATTCTAATAACGACCAAGTCAGGTCGTAAAAATTCAGATTTAAAATTCAGATTTGATGCCTATACGGGAATACAGCAAACCACAAAAAAAATGGATTTGTTACAACCTAGAGATTATGCCATTTTAGTTAATGAAGCAGCAGCTAATGGAGGAGACTCTCCGGTGTTCACATTGTATCCTACAACAGGAACAGACTGGCAAGATCAAGTGTTTAAAAATGCCCCAATATCAAGTGTTAATTTTGGTTTAAATGGAGGAACTACAAAATCTAATTATGATTTTAGTATATCCCATTTAACACAGGATGGTATTGTAGGTGGAGATAAATCAAACTTTAATAGATCAACAGCTAGGCTAAACTATTCTATTGATTTAGTAAAGAATTTAAAATTATCAACAACTACAACTTATATCAATACCAACAGAAAAATATTGTCAGAAAATGCATTGGGTTCAGTTTTATTTAATGCATTAAGTGCTCCACCTCAATTATTAGTAAGAGATACTAATGGAGATTATACCAAATTACCAAACACAGGTTTAGGAATTGAGGTTGTTAATCCATTGGCTCAAATAGAAAATACATATAACCAATCTCAAGTAAATAAAATTTCAGGAAGTTATGGGTTGAATTATAGGTTTTTAGAATATTTCCAAGCAGAATCTAACATACAGTTGAATTATGCAGATGTTAGAGGTAAAAGTTATTTTCCAGAATTATTTTATGGGTCAGGAAAAGTATTTAATACTGTTTCTAGTGAAGCTGAATTAACAGATGATGTAAATAGTGCCACCGTAGATGAGTCAGGTACAGTTTATAAAGATTATACTTTTGATGCTTTTATTAAATATGAAAGAAAATTTGATAAACATGATATTAAAGCTTTGTTAGGAACCTCAATTTTTAAAACAGTAGGAGTAAATCTTTACAATAAAAAAGGGTATGCTCCAACGGGTAACACTTTAAAGAGTGCTAGTGTAGAAAACTCTGCTACAGTAGATGATAACTTAGCAATAAACAACACTCCTAAAATTTCTTTTGATAGTAGATTGTTATCATACTTTACTCGTATTCAGTATGCTTATGATGGTAAGTATTTAGCTTCAGCAGTATTAAGAAGAGATGGTTCTACCAATTTTGGTCCTAAAAATAAATTTGGTTTTTTTCCAACAGCATCAGTAGGTTGGGTAGTTTCAGAAGAAGATTTTATGAAGGATGTTAGCTTTATAAATCTTTTAAAATTAAGAAGTAGTTATGGTGTTTTAGGAAATGATAGAATTGGAGCTTATGGATTTGTTTCTCTTTTAGATGGAGAAGGAGTGTATGTTTTAGATAACGCTTTAACTTATGGAAAAACAATTGGAAAATTATCAAATCCAGAAATTAGATGGGAAAAGCAAAAACCATTTGACATTGCTATTGATTTAGGGTTGTTTGATAAAATAGATATTACAGTAGATTACTTCAATAAAAAAACAGAAGACTTATTAGTAACACCACAAGTGTCAGGAATATTAGGAGTATATGCACCTGGTTCTGGGGCCCCAACAATTAATGCAGGTACAGTAGAGAACAAAGGGTTTGAATTCTCTATAGGATATAACGAGAAAATTTCAGAGGACTTTAACTTCAATGTAAAATATAATATCACCTCATTAAAAAATGAAGTATTGTTTGTGGGTAGTGATACCGGAGTGTTAGAGTCAGGTTCTTTTGGAGTTGGACAAGACCCAATTGCAAGAATGGAAGCAGGTAAACCAATTGGTTATTTCTATGGTTATAAAACCAATGGTGTATTTCAAACTCAAGCAGAAATAGATGGTGCCCCAATTCAATTAGATGCAGAGCCAGGAGATTTACGCTTTGTAGATGTAAGTGGAGATGGAAAGATTGATGCAGATGATAAAACAGATTTGGGAAATCCTATTCCAGATTTTACAATGGGGTTTAATATGTCCGTTGATTATAAGAATTTTGATTTTAGCTTATATGCTTTTGCATCATTAGGAAACGATATAGTAAGAGATTATGAAAGAAACCTCCCCTTGGTTAATAGACCAACATATTTCTTAGATAGGTGGACGAGTGAAGGGACTAGCAATTCTTTCCCTCGTGTAACCACCGAAGCTACACAAAACTCATTGTTTTCAGATTTTTATGTAGAAGATGGATCGTATCTAAGATTACAAAATATTCAATTAGGTTATACAGTTCCAGAAAGTCTAACTACAAAAATAAAGTTAGATAAAGTTAGGCTATACGCATCAGCAACCAATTTATTAACACTAACAAATTACAGAGGATATGATCCTACGGCATCTACAGGAGAGCCAATAGGAGGAGGTATTGATAGAGGATTCTATCCAACTCCAAAAACATTTTTTGTAGGTGTAAATGTTAATTTCTAA
- a CDS encoding family 16 glycosylhydrolase yields the protein MNKLLQNIGILGYMFYLLVACSSSNNENIDNGGDTNGVPKDLIITTLISGATIESPEGDGSGLVNFTLSATDAVSYKITFGDNTEVTSATGVISHTYNEKGSNNYLVTVLAYAENGSFISEFIKINVLVDENVLTLVWLEDFDVDGKPNTDNWDYEIGRGNGGWGNNEAQYYTARSSNALISNGILKITAKKENYYGADYTSARKVTRGKFEFKYGVIEVRAKLPSGGGTWPAIWMLGANFEAVGWPSCGEIDMMEHVGNDQNRIHGTLHYPDNYAGNANTNSTIIPDVSTEFKIYKTIWNESEIKFYTDDLLIHSFSNSSSVPFNHPFYMILNVAMGGSFGGQIDPGFTESSMEIDYIKVYQ from the coding sequence ATGAATAAACTTTTACAAAATATAGGAATATTAGGATACATGTTTTATTTACTTGTTGCTTGTTCTAGTAGTAATAATGAGAATATTGATAATGGAGGAGACACAAACGGAGTCCCAAAAGATTTAATAATTACAACTTTAATTTCAGGAGCAACCATAGAAAGTCCTGAGGGAGATGGTTCTGGATTGGTCAATTTTACTTTGTCAGCAACCGATGCAGTTTCTTATAAAATAACTTTTGGAGATAATACAGAAGTGACATCTGCAACAGGAGTAATTTCACATACCTACAATGAAAAAGGGAGTAATAATTATTTAGTAACTGTTTTAGCCTATGCAGAAAACGGAAGTTTTATAAGTGAATTTATAAAAATCAATGTTTTAGTTGATGAAAATGTTTTGACTTTGGTTTGGTTAGAAGATTTTGATGTAGATGGAAAACCAAATACAGATAATTGGGATTATGAAATTGGACGAGGTAATGGTGGTTGGGGAAATAATGAAGCTCAATATTATACTGCACGAAGTAGTAACGCTTTAATTAGTAATGGGATTTTAAAAATTACGGCAAAAAAAGAAAATTACTACGGTGCAGATTACACATCAGCTAGAAAAGTAACTAGAGGGAAATTTGAATTTAAATATGGTGTGATTGAAGTAAGAGCAAAATTGCCTAGTGGAGGTGGAACTTGGCCTGCAATCTGGATGTTAGGGGCTAATTTTGAAGCTGTTGGTTGGCCTAGTTGTGGAGAAATTGATATGATGGAGCATGTAGGTAATGATCAAAATAGAATACATGGAACATTACATTATCCTGATAATTATGCCGGAAATGCTAATACTAATAGTACTATTATACCAGATGTTTCTACAGAGTTTAAAATTTATAAAACCATTTGGAATGAAAGTGAAATTAAGTTTTATACAGATGATCTTCTTATTCATTCGTTTTCAAATAGTTCATCAGTGCCTTTTAATCATCCATTTTATATGATTTTAAATGTTGCAATGGGTGGTTCTTTCGGAGGACAAATAGATCCAGGTTTTACTGAATCATCAATGGAAATAGATTACATCAAAGTATATCAATAA
- a CDS encoding RagB/SusD family nutrient uptake outer membrane protein yields MKNITIKILAVIATSLFVACSDDFVDVESQVINSENYFNTEQDYQDALIGAYDILQSTYLNVMLGEIASDNTLAGGESANDVIGIQEVDDMVHTSSNQQLRDIFGWMFGGVNRANYILEFQDKIDFANKPVVLAEARFLRAYYYFELVKWFGDVPLAVDKRILFGEEISIDRTPKAQVYAQIETDLLFAVNNLPVIQSQVGRATKGAAQALLGKAYLYQNKFTEAATVLEDLITTGPYDLVADYNTIFEHAGENNIESVFEVQYTELEGASFDCLQCSEGNIAVGFNGIREYVGPLFTSGFSFNVPTQEVVNAFEADDNRKDVAILDIVQWASDNASVTYGTGYEHTGYFNRKYIPRLRGPNATGDRNLTNPNNYRAIRFADVLLMAAEANNRAIPSNDLKAQSYLNRVRRRAFGDLLHDVVLTGAALTDAIYAERRVELVGEGHRFFDLVRTGKAATEITGFTAGKNEVFPIPLIEIKLAGNRWSQNPNYN; encoded by the coding sequence ATGAAAAATATAACTATAAAAATACTAGCGGTTATAGCAACGTCTTTATTTGTTGCTTGTAGTGATGACTTTGTAGATGTTGAATCTCAAGTTATAAACTCAGAAAATTATTTTAACACAGAACAAGATTATCAAGATGCATTAATAGGAGCTTATGATATATTACAATCCACCTACTTAAATGTAATGTTGGGTGAAATAGCCTCAGATAATACATTGGCAGGAGGAGAAAGTGCTAATGATGTTATAGGGATTCAAGAAGTAGATGACATGGTTCATACTTCATCAAATCAACAACTGAGAGATATTTTTGGATGGATGTTTGGAGGTGTAAATAGAGCAAATTATATTTTAGAGTTTCAAGATAAAATAGATTTTGCAAACAAACCTGTAGTTTTAGCTGAAGCAAGATTCCTAAGAGCCTATTATTATTTTGAATTGGTAAAATGGTTTGGTGATGTGCCTTTGGCAGTAGACAAAAGAATTCTTTTTGGAGAAGAAATTTCTATTGATAGAACTCCTAAAGCACAAGTTTATGCGCAAATTGAAACAGATTTACTTTTTGCTGTTAACAATTTACCAGTCATTCAGTCACAGGTTGGTAGAGCTACCAAAGGAGCAGCACAAGCTTTATTAGGTAAGGCATATTTGTATCAAAATAAATTTACAGAAGCAGCTACTGTTTTAGAAGATCTAATTACTACGGGGCCTTACGACTTAGTTGCTGATTACAATACCATTTTTGAACATGCAGGAGAGAATAACATAGAATCTGTTTTTGAGGTTCAATATACAGAACTAGAAGGTGCCTCATTTGATTGTTTGCAATGTAGTGAGGGAAATATAGCTGTTGGTTTTAATGGGATTAGAGAATACGTAGGGCCGTTATTTACCTCTGGTTTTAGTTTTAATGTACCAACTCAAGAGGTCGTTAATGCTTTTGAAGCTGATGATAACCGTAAAGATGTAGCTATTTTAGATATTGTTCAATGGGCATCAGATAACGCTAGTGTTACTTACGGAACAGGGTATGAACATACAGGATATTTTAACAGAAAATACATTCCAAGGTTAAGAGGACCAAACGCTACAGGAGATAGAAACTTAACCAATCCCAATAATTACAGAGCTATTCGTTTTGCTGATGTACTGTTAATGGCTGCCGAAGCAAACAATAGAGCAATACCTAGTAATGATCTTAAAGCTCAGAGTTATTTAAATAGAGTAAGAAGACGTGCTTTTGGAGATTTATTACACGATGTGGTACTTACTGGAGCAGCTTTAACAGATGCTATATATGCAGAAAGAAGGGTTGAATTGGTGGGAGAAGGACATAGGTTTTTTGACTTGGTAAGAACAGGAAAGGCAGCTACAGAAATTACAGGTTTTACAGCAGGGAAAAACGAAGTCTTTCCAATACCTCTAATAGAAATTAAGTTAGCAGGAAACAGATGGTCACAAAACCCTAATTACAATTAA